One genomic region from Amaranthus tricolor cultivar Red isolate AtriRed21 chromosome 12, ASM2621246v1, whole genome shotgun sequence encodes:
- the LOC130796727 gene encoding dicarboxylate transporter 1, chloroplastic has protein sequence MASMALNFTSTPINPLSFRSLPSLSSSSFKSHPSISIKSLKSIKSTPQKPSLFTQTHNLFPPTSLLHHHNPHKLKTICFSATNPPPQSPPKPQGAALKPLLAAILTGVLIWFIPTPNGVSKNAWQLLSIFLATIVGIITQPLPLGAVALMGLGASVLTKTLTFSAAFSAFGDPIPWLIALAFFFARGFIKTGLGNRIAYQFVKLFGSSSLGLGYSLVFSEALLAPAIPSVSARAGGIFLPLVKALCIACGSNAGDGTERKLGAWLMLTCFQTSVISSSMFLTAMAANPLSANLTFNTINQTIGWMDWAKAAFVPGLVSLIVVPLLLYIVYPPEVKSSPDAPRLAKEKLEMMGPMSKNEIIMSVTLLLTVGLWVFGGILNVDAVTAAILGLSVLLITGVVTWKECLAESVAWDTLTWFAALIAMAGYLNKYGLIAWFSETVVKVVGGLGLSWQMSFGILVLLYFYSHYFFASGAAHIGAMFTAFLSVASALGTPPFLAAIVLSFLSNLMGGITHYGIGSAPVFYGANYVPLPTWWGFGFLVSIVNILIWLGVGGIWWKAIGLW, from the exons ATGGCGTCCATGGCTCTGAATTTCACCTCAACACCAATAAATCCTCTTTCATTCAGATCTCTTCCATCACTTTCTTCATCTTCCTTCAAATCTCACCCCTCCATTTCCATCAAATCTCTCAAATCTATCAAATCTACCCCTCAAAAACCCTCACTTTTTACCCAAACACACAACCTTTTCCCCCCTACATCTCTTCTCCATCACCACAATCCCCATAAACTCAAGACAATCTGTTTTTCTGCCACAAACCCACCTCCTCAATCACCCCCCAAACCCCAAGGAGCTGCCCTAAAACCCTTATTAGCTGCAATTCTTACTGGAGTTTTGATCTGGTTTATCCCTACACCAAATGGTGTATCCAAAAATGCATGGCAACTTCTTTCAATTTTTCTTGCAACAATTGTAGGAATCATAACTCAACCTCTCCCTTTAGGTGCTGTTGCATTAATGGGTTTAGGTGCATCAGTTTTAACCAAAACTTTAACTTTTTCAGCTGCTTTTTCTGCTTTTGGTGACCCGATTCCATGGTTAATTGCACTTGCTTTCTTTTTTGCTAGAGGGTTTATAAAAACTGGTCTTGGAAACAGAATTGCTTACCAATTTGTCAAATTATTTGGTTCTTCTTCATTAGGGTTAGGTTACAGTTTAGTCTTTAGTGAAGCACTTTTAGCCCCTGCAATTCCTTCAGTTTCTGCTAGAGCTGGTGGGATTTTTCTGCCATTAGTTAAAGCTCTTTGTATTGCTTGTGGAAGTAATGCTGGTGATGGAACTGAAAGAAAGTTAGGAGCTTGGTTAATGCTTACTTGTTTTCAAACTTCTGTGATTTCTAGCTCTATGTTTTTGACTGCTATGGCTGCTAATCCTTTAAGTGCTAATTTGACATTTAATACAATTAATCAAACAATTGGTTGGATGGATTGGGCTAAAGCTGCTTTTGTTCCTGGGTTAGTTTCTTTGATTGTTGTTCCTTTGTTATTGTATATTGTTTACCCTCCTGAGGTTAAGAGTAGTCCTGATGCGCCTCGCCTCGCTAAGGAGAAGTTGGAGATGATGGGTCCTATGAGCAAGAATGAGATCATTATGTCTGTTACTTTGCTTCTGACG GTGGGATTATGGGTTTTTGGAGGAATTTTGAACGTTGATGCTGTCACCGCTGCAATTCTTGGATTATCTGTGCTGCTTATAACTGGTGTCGTGACCTGGAAGGAGTGCTTAGCTGAGTCAGTTGCTTGGGATACCCTTACGTGGTTTGCTGCTCTTATCGCCATGGCTGGTTACCTGAATAAATATGGCCTCATTGCATGGTTCAGTGAAACCGTAGTAAAG GTTGTTGGTGGTTTAGGTCTATCATGGCAGATGTCCTTTGGAATTCTCGTCCTGCTTTATTTCTACTCTCATTACTTCTTTGCTAGCGGAGCTGCACACATAGGTGCCATGTTTACAGCCTTCCTATCAGTTGCGAGCGCACTAGGAACTCCACCCTTTTTGGCCGCAATTGTTCTCTCGTTCCTCTCTAACCTTATGGGTGGCATTACACACTATGGTATCGGTTCTGCTCCCGTTTTTTATGGCGCTAATTATGTTCCCCTTCCCACATGGTGGGGCTTTGGCTTCCTTGTCTCGATCGTGAACATTCTTATCTGGCTCGGAGTGGGTGGCATTTGGTGGAAGGCCATCGGGTTATGGTGA
- the LOC130828752 gene encoding protein DETOXIFICATION 42, translating to MAEEDGLCFPSKSKIPLFIFFRNARMVLKMDELGLEIAQIAFPAALALTADPIASLVDTAFIGQIGSNELAAVGVSIALFNQVSRIAIFPLVSVTTSFVAEEDAVAELNSEEQELGSLESNPICTNEAKELLPQSGLDSKVISVKSETGSLSMEGCKPQRRHIPSASSALVIGAILGLLQAIFLISLAKPLLNYMGVKPDSPMLPPALRYLTLRSFGAPSVLVSLAMQGIFRGFKDTKTPLYATVAGDVTNIILDPIFMFVFRWGVSGAAIAHVISQYVISVILFRRLIQVVDLLPPSIKNLKFSRFLKNGFLLLMRVIAVTFCVTLAASLAARLGSTAMAAFQICLQVWLATSLLADGLAVAGQAILANAFAKNDFERATSTASRVLQLGFVLGLILCFMLGFGLKFAARLFTNDLNVLKLITIGIPFVALTQPINALAFVFDGINFGASDFAYSANSMVMVAAVSILCLMFLSSHYGFIGIWMALTIYMSLRAFAGFWRIGTGTGPWRFLRS from the exons ATGGCAGAAGAAGATGGGTTATGCTTTCCATCAAAGAGTAAAATTCCCCTTTTTATCTTCTTCAGAAATGCCAG GATGGTTTTGAAGATGGATGAACTTGGATTGGAAATAGCACAGATTGCATTTCCAGCTGCACTTGCTTTAACAGCTGATCCAATTGCTTCTTTGGTTGATACAGCTTTCATTGGTCAAATAG GGTCTAATGAACTTGCTGCTGTTGGAGTTTCCATAGCTCTTTTCAATCAAGTATCACGAATCGCAATCTTCCCTCTTGTTAGTGTCACAACTTCTTTTGTAGCCGAGGAAGATGCTGTGGCGGAACTGAATTCCGAGGAACAAGAATTAGGAAGCTTGGAATCCAATCCTATATGTACAAACGAAGCCAAAGAGCTACTACCTCAATCAGGTTTAG ATTCAAAGGTGATTAGTGTGAAATCTGAAACGGGTAGCTTAAGCATGGAAGGTTGCAAGCCTCAAAGGCGACACATTCCATCCGCTTCCTCAGCTTTGGTTATTGGTGCTATTCTTGGCTTACTTCAGGCGATTTTCCTCATTTCTCTTGCAAAGCCTTTACTGAATTACATGGGTGTCAAACCT GATTCACCTATGCTGCCCCCGGCTTTAAGGTACTTGACTTTGAGATCATTCGGTGCTCCTTCAGTTCTTGTTTCATTAGCTATGCAGGGGATTTTCCGCGGTTTCAAGGACACCAAGACTCCTCTATATGCCACTG TTGCAGGGGATGTAACAAACATAATTCTTGACCCgatttttatgtttgtttttcGGTGGGGAGTCAGTGGTGCAGCGATTGCCCATGTTATATCACA GTACGTAATTTCAGTCATCTTGTTTAGAAGACTAATTCAAGTAGTCGATCTCTTACCCCCGAGTATCAAAAACCTCAAATTCAGCCGGTTCCTCAAAAATG GTTTTCTTCTATTAATGAGGGTTATAGCTGTGACATTTTGTGTGACCTTAGCTGCATCTCTGGCTGCGCGGCTAGGATCCACAGCAATGGCGGCTTTTCAGATCTGCTTGCAAGTTTGGTTGGCGACATCTCTTCTTGCTGACGGACTCGCTGTTGCTGGCCAG GCAATACTTGCAAATGCATTCGCAAAGAACGATTTCGAGAGAGCTACATCAACTGCCTCGAGAGTATTACAG CTAGGATTTGTTCTAGGACTAATACTATGTTTCATGCTCGGGTTTGGATTAAAGTTTGCAGCACGATTGTTTACCAACGATCTCAACGTCTTGAAACTAATAACTATAGGCATTCCA TTTGTCGCTCTTACTCAACCCATCAACGCCTTAGCCTTTGTTTTCGATGGCATTAACTTCGGAGCATCTGATTTCGCATATTCGGCTAATTCAATG GTTATGGTAGCTGCTGTAAGCATATTATGCTTGATGTTCCTTTCTTCGCATTATGGTTTTATCGGTATCTGGATGGCTCTAACGATATACATGAGCCTACGAGCATTCGCTGGCTTTTGGCG AATCGGAACAGGTACCGGACCTTGGCGCTTCCTTAGGAGTTGA
- the LOC130828753 gene encoding putative pentatricopeptide repeat-containing protein At1g26500, producing the protein MNFRRIIISRPFINFVIRTHALQFSTSPYLLLPHAPLLNSPVTPVNPDHLLRVCTILYQQQDASDSKLQAHLQKTEFSLSHEFFLQVCNKFPLSWRPVYCFYHFTLSCHWFTHTPVTYNKMLDIVGKSRNIDLFWELLNEMAQKKVATDKTFRIALKTLAAARELKKCVDYFHMMNAHEYGYSLDILNKVVETLCKEKLVEEAKYVVVKLKEWITPNQVTYKHLICGFCDVGDVIEASKLWNLMTEDGIEADIDVVNTMMERFFKDNQFNQGLKLFQTMRMKRMEEVGLSTYSIIIKWMCKRGKLSQAHLVFEEMQKKEIQPDNATLASLIYGLVSKNRVREAYVIMENTEKPDISMYHSLIKGFLKLRRASDATDVFRLMIRKGCEPIMHTYIMLLQGHLGKRGRKGNDPLVNFDSIFVGGLVKAGKVLEATKYTERTMNRGLEVPRFDYNKFLNYYSNEDGVIMFEEVGKKLREVGLFDLADIFTRYGKKMATRDRRRTRNFSE; encoded by the coding sequence ATGAACTTCAGAAGAATCATAATCAGCAGGCCATTTATCAACTTCGTCATCCGCACTCATGCACTACAATTTTCCACCAGCCCATATCTCCTCCTACCTCATGCACCTTTGCTTAATAGCCCTGTCACCCCAGTTAACCCTGATCATCTCCTCAGGGTATGCACAATCCTCTACCAGCAACAAGATGCATCAGACTCCAAGCTTCAGGCACACCTCCAGAAAACTGAATTCAGCCTTAGtcatgaattttttttacaagtatgcaacaaattccccctttcaTGGCGACCAGTTTACTGCTTTTATCATTTTACTTTGTCTTGCCATTGGTTCACACACACCCCTGTCACCTATAATAAGATGCTTGATATAGTTGGTAAGTCTAGAAACATTGATCTCTTTTGGGAATTGTTAAATGAAATGGCACAGAAAAAAGTTGCTACTGATAAAACATTTCGGATTGCGTTGAAAACACTAGCTGCTGCTAGGGAGTTGAAGAAATGCGTGGATTATTTTCATATGATGAATGCTCATGAGTATGGCTATAGCTTGGATATTTTGAATAAGGTTGTTGAGACACTGTGTAAGGAAAAGCTAGTAGAGGAGGCAAAGTATGTTGTGGTGAAGCTGAAGGAGTGGATTACACCAAATCAAGTTACTTATAAGCACTTAATTTGTGGATTTTGTGATGTTGGGGATGTGATTGAGGCTTCAAAGTTGTGGAATTTGATGACGGAAGATGGAATTGAAGCTGATATAGATGTTGTAAATACTATGATGGAAAGGTTTTTCAAGGATAATCAATTTAATCAAGGCTTAAAGCTCTTTCAAACAATGAGGATGAAAAGGATGGAGGAAGTTGGACTTTCGACGTATAGTATCATTATTAAGTGGATGTGTAAAAGGGGCAAACTTTCTCAGGCTCATTTGGTCTTTGAAGAAATGCAAAAGAAAGAAATCCAACCGGATAATGCAACATTGGCGTCACTAATATATGGTCTTGTGTCAAAAAATCGAGTTCGAGAGGCATATGTGATTATGGAAAATACTGAAAAACCAGATATAAGCATGTACCATTCCTTGATTAAGGGATTTCTGAAATTGCGAAGGGCCAGTGATGCAACAGATGTTTTCAGACTGATGATAAGAAAAGGGTGTGAACCTATTATGCATACCTATATCATGTTATTGCAAGGGCATCTAGGGAAGAGAGGAAGGAAGGGAAATGACCCCCTTGTTAATTTCGATTCCATATTTGTTGGGGGTTTGGTTAAAGCTGGTAAAGTTCTGGAAGCCACCAAGTATACTGAACGAACCATGAACAGAGGACTTGAGGTGCCGAGGTTTGACTATAACAAATTCTTGAATTACTACTCCAATGAGGATGGTGTAATTATGTTTGAGGAAGTTGGAAAGAAATTGAGAGAGGTTGGATTATTTGACTTAGCAGACATATTTACGAGATATGGGAAGAAAATGGCTACGAGAGATAGAAGGAGAACTAGAAATTTTTCTGAATAA